The proteins below are encoded in one region of Belonocnema kinseyi isolate 2016_QV_RU_SX_M_011 chromosome 3, B_treatae_v1, whole genome shotgun sequence:
- the LOC117169123 gene encoding uncharacterized protein LOC117169123, protein MKTTLAFFVVLVAAASAIPRNRRDVKDAAQPTQLTELITQAQTNINNLGKQIQEQLNLPDQETVVNTIKTQSTNFAEGLKGVVTKATEEVECKFYFIV, encoded by the coding sequence ATGAAGACCACCCTAGCATTTTTCGTAGTTTTGGTAGCAGCAGCTTCCGCTATTCCACGTAATCGAAGAGACGTCAAGGATGCTGCTCAACCAACTCAACTTACAGAACTCATTACTCAGGCTCAGACCAACATCAACAATCTCGGCAAACAGATTCAGGAACAATTAAATCTTCCTGACCAAGAAACTGTCGTAAACACCATCAAGACTCAGAGCACAAATTTCGCTGAGGGTTTAAAGGGAGTCGTCACCAAGGCTACAGAAGAGGTAGagtgcaaattttatttcatagtCTGA